A stretch of Mycobacterium sp. ITM-2016-00316 DNA encodes these proteins:
- a CDS encoding PucR family transcriptional regulator, whose product MTPGHQIAEQSVDGACSAPHDGTVRLRDLLAESSLRVEALTSIRDEDRLIRYVYPTELADPTPYLSGGELILSVGVPVVGRPDEEIRRYVATLAAQSVSALVVGLGDLFDEPPAVLHSACQDMDLPLLALHAAVPFRRIVDWAESMRVADREIGARERDLGSILRWFVAGTLGVSPVQSALAEHGLAAAPVVVCAFTPELHVDVHQLVDRHGGTMAVLDERIVALCPHTESLTAELSESALVCGMAMAPDAQSMAYAIPEALEALQEASRWQRTVHIDEIATLDGLLAAVPKVRLVPFVQRLLVPLVDHDKVNSAHLVASLEAFLAPDLDLATAANKLYVHVNTLRNRLAKIAELTGANPLEETDRINFRIALWAAMKMGMRDTAGQDAGAALRSRTR is encoded by the coding sequence GTGACCCCGGGGCACCAGATTGCGGAGCAGAGTGTCGACGGTGCCTGTTCGGCGCCGCACGACGGCACCGTGCGGCTGCGGGATCTACTCGCAGAATCGAGCCTGCGAGTCGAGGCACTCACCTCGATCCGCGACGAAGACCGGCTGATTCGCTATGTGTACCCCACCGAGTTGGCCGACCCCACGCCTTACCTGTCCGGCGGGGAGTTGATCCTCAGCGTTGGAGTGCCGGTCGTCGGCCGGCCTGACGAGGAGATCCGCCGCTACGTGGCCACCCTTGCCGCGCAAAGCGTCAGCGCGCTGGTGGTCGGCCTCGGTGACCTGTTCGACGAACCACCCGCCGTGCTGCACAGCGCCTGCCAGGACATGGATCTGCCGCTGCTGGCCCTACACGCCGCGGTGCCGTTCCGGCGGATCGTCGACTGGGCAGAATCGATGCGCGTGGCCGACCGTGAGATCGGTGCCCGCGAACGTGATCTGGGTTCGATCCTGCGCTGGTTCGTCGCAGGCACGCTGGGTGTCAGCCCAGTGCAGAGTGCGCTGGCCGAGCATGGATTGGCTGCCGCCCCGGTGGTGGTGTGCGCCTTCACTCCGGAGCTCCATGTCGATGTCCATCAGTTGGTGGACCGGCACGGCGGCACGATGGCCGTGCTTGATGAGCGCATCGTGGCGCTGTGCCCGCACACCGAGTCGCTGACCGCCGAACTTTCGGAGTCTGCGTTGGTCTGTGGCATGGCGATGGCGCCCGACGCCCAGTCGATGGCATACGCGATCCCGGAGGCGCTGGAGGCGCTGCAGGAAGCCTCCCGCTGGCAGCGCACGGTGCACATCGACGAGATCGCCACCCTGGACGGCCTACTGGCCGCCGTTCCGAAGGTCCGCCTCGTTCCCTTCGTGCAGAGACTGCTTGTCCCACTGGTTGACCACGACAAGGTCAACAGCGCCCACCTGGTGGCTTCCCTGGAGGCGTTCCTGGCGCCGGACCTCGACCTCGCCACCGCAGCGAACAAGCTGTATGTACATGTGAACACGCTGCGGAACCGGTTGGCAAAGATCGCCGAGCTGACCGGGGCCAACCCGTTGGAGGAGACCGACCGGATCAACTTCCGGATCGCGTTGTGGGCCGCGATGAAGATGGGCATGCGCGATACCGCCGGCCAAGACGCTGGCGCCGCACTCCGGTCCAGGACCCGCTAA